Proteins encoded within one genomic window of Panicum virgatum strain AP13 chromosome 1N, P.virgatum_v5, whole genome shotgun sequence:
- the LOC120655912 gene encoding formin-like protein 1, producing MGEKLAADAAADQDDGQAGAAAAPDGVQYCSEHPYRPGSAAAAAAVAGGGICAFCLQEKLGRLVSSSKSSPFFPLGGHPPPSGSPSSPPSFRRAPEPPPPLRPSAASRKFMAFHRKKTPSSSSSSSSASAALSAGGGGLKRSKSVAPRPEEQFPYSSASSLAADSPRKKSFWSFLYLSSSSAYAHQAAAAPYAASGGAAAARRKSVSVASAAWASRANAGAPDQQRRGGAAASSTLGRALEAIGEPESPSQSQVSSSSSFGRKVARSRSVGCGSRSFSGDFLERLSNGFGDCTLRRVESHREPKPHKMRGGGALGHLGGAGADDDEDDDVYASQHRIKCAGFFGGLGPASSSYWLSAAEGAAGGARKSGGRSHRSWAWALASPMRALRPTTSATSTKTITVVPPSHVTSNGTTSASALSISSPTPPSSEAAPPPPALAAPMATVTATAAN from the coding sequence ATGGGGGAGAAGCtcgcggcggacgcggcggcggaccaGGATGACGGCCaagctggggcggcggcggcgccggacggCGTCCAGTACTGCAGCGAGCACCCCTACCGccccggcagcgccgccgcggcggcggccgtcgccggcggagGGATATGCGCCTTCTGCCTGCAGGAGAAGCTGGGCCGCCTCGTGTCCTCCTCCAAGTCCAGCCCCTTCTTCCCGCTCGGCGGCCACCCGCCGCCCTCGGGgtccccgtcgtcgccgccctccTTCCGCCGCGCCCCcgagcccccgccgccgctccgcccgtcCGCCGCCTCGCGCAAGTTCATGGCTTTCCACCGGAAGAAGACgccgtcctcctcgtcgtcctcctcatcggcctccgcggcgctctccgcgggaggcggcgggctcAAGCGGAGCAAGTCCGTGGCGCCCCGGCCCGAGGAGCAGTTCCCCTACTCCTCGGCGTCGTCGCTGGCGGCCGATAGCCCGCGCAAGAAgagcttctggtccttcctctACCTCTCGTCCTCGTCCGCGTACGCgcaccaggccgccgccgcgccgtacgccgccagcgggggcgccgccgccgcgaggcgGAAGTCGGTGTCCGTCGCGTCCGCGGCGTGGGCGTCCAGGGCGAACGCGGGCGCGCCGGAccagcagcggcgcggcggggcggccgcgtCATCCACTCTGGGGCGGGCGCTGGAGGCCATCGGCGAGCCGGAGAGCCCCAGCCAGAGCCAGgtgtcgtcgtcctcgtccttcGGCCGGAAggtggcgcgctcgcgctccgtGGGCTGCGGCAGCCGCAGCTTCTCCGGCGACTTCCTGGAGCGCCTCTCCAACGGCTTCGGCGACTGCACGCTCCGGCGCGTCGAGTCCCACCGCGAGCCAAAGCCCCACAagatgcgcggcggcggagcgctcggccacctcggcggcgccggcgcggacgacgacgaggacgacgacgtgTACGCGAGCCAGCACCGGATCAAGTGCGCGGGGTTCTTCGGCGGCCTGGGCCCCGCGTCGTCCTCCTACTGGCTCTCCGCGGCcgagggcgcggccggcggcgcgaggaAGTCCGGCGGCCGGAGCCACCGGAGCTGGGCGTGGGCGCTGGCGAGCCCCATGAGGGCGCTGCGGCCGACGACGAGCGCCACCTCCACGAAGACCATCACCGTCGTGCCGCCCAGCCACGTGACCAGCAACGGCACCACCTCGGCGTCGGCATTGTCCATATCGTCCCCGACGCCCCCGTCCTCGGAggcggcaccaccaccaccagcactaGCAGCTCCAATGGCGACGGTGACGGCGACGGCCGCGAATTGA